Proteins encoded in a region of the Streptococcus sanguinis genome:
- a CDS encoding YvcK family protein, translating to MRKPRITVIGGGTGISVILDSLRKKDVEITAIVTVADDGGSSGELRKNIQQLTPPGDLRNVLVAMSDMPKFYEKVFQYRFAEGDGVLAGHPLGNLIIAGISEMQGSTYNAMQLLTKFFHTTGKIYPSSDTPLTLHAVFTDGTEVVGESNLTSKSGMIERVYVTNTYDDKKPAASKKVVESILESDMVVLGPGSLFTSILPNLVIEEIGQALLDTKAEVAYVCNIMTQRGETEHFSDSDHVQVLHRHLGRKFVDTVLVNIEPVPHEYMDSNQFDEYLVQVEHYFQGLQEQVPRVISSNFLRLENGGAFHDGELVVDELMQIIQVRK from the coding sequence ATGAGAAAGCCACGAATTACAGTCATTGGCGGTGGGACAGGCATTTCTGTTATTTTAGACAGCCTGCGTAAAAAGGACGTAGAAATTACAGCCATTGTCACAGTAGCAGATGATGGCGGGAGTTCTGGTGAGCTGCGGAAAAACATCCAGCAGCTGACTCCGCCGGGTGATTTGCGAAATGTCTTAGTAGCCATGTCTGACATGCCAAAATTCTATGAGAAGGTCTTTCAGTATCGCTTTGCGGAAGGAGATGGCGTTCTAGCGGGGCATCCCTTGGGCAATCTGATTATTGCCGGTATTTCTGAAATGCAGGGTTCAACCTATAATGCCATGCAGCTTTTGACCAAGTTTTTCCATACGACAGGAAAAATCTACCCTTCTAGCGATACCCCTCTAACTCTGCATGCTGTGTTTACAGATGGGACGGAAGTTGTCGGTGAGAGCAATCTGACCAGTAAGAGTGGGATGATTGAGCGGGTCTATGTGACCAATACCTATGATGACAAGAAGCCTGCTGCCAGTAAAAAGGTGGTTGAGAGCATCTTAGAAAGCGATATGGTAGTTCTGGGACCTGGTTCTCTATTTACCTCTATTTTGCCTAATCTCGTTATCGAGGAAATCGGCCAAGCTCTTCTAGACACCAAGGCAGAAGTGGCCTATGTCTGCAATATCATGACCCAGCGAGGCGAAACAGAGCATTTTTCAGACAGCGATCACGTCCAAGTTCTGCACCGTCATTTAGGCAGGAAGTTTGTAGATACAGTCTTGGTCAATATCGAACCTGTCCCTCATGAGTACATGGACAGTAACCAGTTTGACGAATATCTGGTACAGGTGGAGCATTATTTTCAAGGGTTACAAGAGCAGGTTCCGCGCGTTATTTCTTCGAACTTTCTGCGTTTGGAAAATGGCGGAGCGTTCCATGATGGCGAGCTGGTCGTTGACGAATTGATGCAGATTATACAGGTACGCAAATGA